The sequence CCTGGTCGCGCAAGACCGAAGGCTCGAAGGGTTTGTTGAGGTAGGCGGTCACGCCCTGAAAGCGGGCGATGACGCGGTGAGTCAGTTCGGTGTGCGAGGTGAGCATGACGACCGGCACGCCGTCCAGCTTGTTGCCGTCTTCGGCCAGCTTGTCCAGCACGTCCCAGCCGCGCATATCGGGCAGGGTCACGTCGAGCAGAACCAGGTCGGGCTTCGTCGTCGAGAGCAAGCGAATGGCGTCTTCGCCATTGCTGGCATGGAGGAGTTCGATAGGCAGGTCTTTGAGGGTGAGCTTGATGATGGCGAAGTTTTCCAGCTCGTCTTCGACGCTGACCACGCGATACACTTGACTCATGGCAAGCTCTCTTTCATTTGACGTAACTGCTCACCAGGCAGGAAATTGGAACGCAGATTACGCAGATTGGCGCAGATATTTTTGAAAAAAATCAGCGACGATCAGCGTTTTATCCGCGTTCTAATAGAAGCCGCGAGTAGTTACCATTTCGCCATCTTGCGTTTGATGGCGATCACTTCGTCCATTGACAGGTCTGGCAAATCGGTCGTCGTTTCAATGTTCAAAGCCTTGCGTTGCGCTTCACGCCAGCGGGCCAGCCGTTCCTTCACCGCCGTCTCGTAGCCTTCGTCGGACGGGCGATAGAAGTACGTGCCGAGCATGGCCGTCGGCAGGTATTGCTGGCCGACGTGGTGGCCGTCGTGTTCGTGTGGGTAAGTGTATCCCTCGCCGTGCCCAAGTGCTTTGGCGTCGCGAGTCGTGTCCTGCAAGTGGCGCGGCACGTCCACTTTGCCTTCCTCTTCAATTTTAGCGTAAGCCTTGAAGTACGCGCCGGCGCTGTTGCTCTTCTCGGCGGTCGCCAGGTAGAGCGTGGCTTCGACAATCGGGTAAATGCCTTCCGGCATGCCAACAAACTCAAAGGCTTGCATGGCGGCGCTGGCCACCACCAGCCCCATCGGGTCGGCCAGGCCAATGTCCTCGCCCGCCAGAATCAACAGCCGCCGTAAAACAAAGCGCGGACTCTCGCCGGCGTACAACATCTTCGCCAGCCAATATAACGCCGCGTCGGGATCGGAGCCGCGCACGCTTTTGATGAAGGCGCTAATCGTGTCGTAGTGGGCGTCGCCGTCTTTATCGTACAACACCGCCCGCCGCTGGATCGATTCGACTGCCACTTCAAGGCTGACTCCGGTGACGCCGTCACTACCAGGGGAAGTTGTTTCTACCGCCAACTCCAGCGCGTTGAGGGCGTTGCGGGCGTCGCCGCCGGCCACGTTGATCAGGTGGGCCATCGCCTCGGGCGCGATTTCGACTCGCTTGCGCCCGTAGCCGCGCTCCGGGTCGGCGGCGGCCCGCTCGATCACCTTTTGCACTTCTTCGTCGGCCAGCGGGCGCAGTTGAAAGATTCGCGAGCGCGAAACGAGCGCGCCGATCACTTCAAAATACGGGTTCTCGGTTGTCGCGCCGATCAACGTAATCGTGCCATCTTCGACGTGGGGCAGAAGCGCGTCCTGCTGGGCTTTGTTCCAGCGATGCACTTCGTCAACGAAGAGCGTCGTGCGTATTCCGTTCAATTTGCGGCGCTCTTTGGCCTCGGCGATCACTTTGCGAAGTTCGGCCACGCCGGAGAGCACGGCGCTGATGGTTTCAAAATGGGAATGGGTGCTGTTGGCGATGACCATCGCCAGGGTGGTCTTGCCGGTTCCGGGCGGCCCCCAGAGGAGGATGGAGGAGAAGAGGCGGTCGGCCTCAATGGCCCGGCGCAGAAGTCGCCCTGGCCCCACAATGTGCTCCTGGCCGATGTACTCGTCCAGCGCGCGCGGCCTCATCCGGGCCGCAAGAGGGGCTTCGTCTTTGAGGCGCTGGGTGAGGGCGTGGTCGAAGAGGTCCATGTCAACAAAACAAAAGTGAAAGGCCGAGGTTATTAGACACAACGTTTAGCGTGAGAGAGTAGAAGTTCTGGATCAGGCGAAAACCTCTTTGGCAGGATCAACTGTCTGCCTTCAAAACTTATTAACCAATCGAACGTTGCGTTGGAGTTCTTGTCTGCTTCTTTTAGCCTTTTCGTAAATCGGACACGAAGATCGGAATCTATCCACATCAGGTGTCTATCAAAAGCTCGATCATGAAGGGCATTTAGACAAAGACCATTTCTTGGATTGAGTCGGTTTCTTGCGTCTTCTGACCAAGGGGCGATGTGACTGGCTACGAGCAACTCGTGCAAGGATAATCCAGTAATACAACATTGGTAGTTATAAGCGGAAAGAATTCGGCGGCGAAAAAAGCTCTGGTTGACGCGAACACGAAGCAAAGTTTCGCGTTCGCGGCCCTCACCTGGCAACTCATCTTCATTAATATCTTCAACTCGCTCGATAGGCTTATTGAGGCGCTGTGCAAGTAGGCGCGCACTTTCGTAGGCTAAAGCCTCGGGTTGGGCAACAAATTCTGTCCAAATTTCATCCTCGCCTTTCGCGCCGTGGGTGAGTCCCTGTATCCCTCGAGCCTGAAGCGCAGGATCATGCCTTGCAAGATTGCCAAGCTTATTTGAAACAGATCCAGCTTTCCG comes from Chloroflexota bacterium and encodes:
- a CDS encoding response regulator — translated: MSQVYRVVSVEDELENFAIIKLTLKDLPIELLHASNGEDAIRLLSTTKPDLVLLDVTLPDMRGWDVLDKLAEDGNKLDGVPVVMLTSHTELTHRVIARFQGVTAYLNKPFEPSVLRDQVREVLGLTT
- a CDS encoding AAA family ATPase, whose protein sequence is MDLFDHALTQRLKDEAPLAARMRPRALDEYIGQEHIVGPGRLLRRAIEADRLFSSILLWGPPGTGKTTLAMVIANSTHSHFETISAVLSGVAELRKVIAEAKERRKLNGIRTTLFVDEVHRWNKAQQDALLPHVEDGTITLIGATTENPYFEVIGALVSRSRIFQLRPLADEEVQKVIERAAADPERGYGRKRVEIAPEAMAHLINVAGGDARNALNALELAVETTSPGSDGVTGVSLEVAVESIQRRAVLYDKDGDAHYDTISAFIKSVRGSDPDAALYWLAKMLYAGESPRFVLRRLLILAGEDIGLADPMGLVVASAAMQAFEFVGMPEGIYPIVEATLYLATAEKSNSAGAYFKAYAKIEEEGKVDVPRHLQDTTRDAKALGHGEGYTYPHEHDGHHVGQQYLPTAMLGTYFYRPSDEGYETAVKERLARWREAQRKALNIETTTDLPDLSMDEVIAIKRKMAKW
- a CDS encoding HNH endonuclease; protein product: MHMRNPKVIELAALLGRKAGSVSNKLGNLARHDPALQARGIQGLTHGAKGEDEIWTEFVAQPEALAYESARLLAQRLNKPIERVEDINEDELPGEGRERETLLRVRVNQSFFRRRILSAYNYQCCITGLSLHELLVASHIAPWSEDARNRLNPRNGLCLNALHDRAFDRHLMWIDSDLRVRFTKRLKEADKNSNATFDWLISFEGRQLILPKRFSPDPELLLSHAKRCV